A window of the Lolium perenne isolate Kyuss_39 chromosome 7, Kyuss_2.0, whole genome shotgun sequence genome harbors these coding sequences:
- the LOC127312276 gene encoding putative ripening-related protein 5: MAAARALATMAVFLLVALSTSHIASSFRPGLGVCHASGYLPGKAGHCEQSNDPDCCEDGKRYPQYHCSPPVTASTKAVLTLNSFEKGKDGGGPSECDNAYHSDEEMVVALSTGWFKKKGRCGHRIKVTANGKSVYAKVVDECDSVYGCDDEHNYEPPCANNIVDASPAVWNALGLDQNVGMEGITWSDSDN; this comes from the coding sequence ATGGCAGCTGCAAGAGCTCTAGCCACCATGGCAGTCTTCCTCCTGGTGGCACTCTCCACATCCCACATTGCGTCATCCTTTCGCCCGGGGCTTGGCGTCTGCCATGCGAGTGGCTACCTCCCAGGAAAAGCAGGTCATTGTGAGCAGAGCAACGATCCGGACTGCTGCGAGGACGGTAAGAGGTATCCACAGTACCACTGTTCACCTCCGGTCACCGCGAGCACGAAGGCTGTCCTAACTCTCAACAGcttcgagaagggcaaggatggcggTGGCCCGTCGGAGTGTGACAATGCCTACCATAGCGATGAGGAGATGGTGGTGGCACTCTCCACTGGTTGGTTCAAGAAGAAGGGCCGTTGTGGGCACCGCATCAAGGTCACCGCGAATGGTAAATCTGTGTATGCCAAGGTGGTGGATGAGTGTGACTCCGTGTATGGCTGTGATGATGAGCACAACTACGAACCACCATGCGCCAACAACATCGTTGATGCCTCGCCGGCAGTGTGGAACGCCCTGGGGCTTGACCAGAACGTCGGCATGGAGGGTATCACATGGTCTGACAGCGACAACTGA